In Brevibacterium pigmentatum, the sequence AGAGCGGCCGCTGCAACGAGGACCTTGAATGTCGATCCGGGCGGGTACAGGTTGCCGCCGATCGCGCGGTTGTAGGCGGGCTTGCCGTCGGCAGCTTCGAGGTTCTTGTAGGCCTCGCTGGCTTCGGTCGAGTCGTGGCTGGCCAGGGCGTTGGGGTCCCAGCCCGGGGTCGAGGCCATGGCCAGGATCTTCCCGGTCTTCGGGTCGAGGGCCACGGCCGCACCGTTCTGGTTGCCCAGCCCGTCCCATGCGGCCTGCTGCACCTTCGGGTCGATGGTCAGCTCGACCGCTGCGCCGCGTGGCTGCTCACCGGTGAAGAAGCTGCCGACCTTGTCGTAGAACAGGGCGTCGGAATCGCCGGAGAGGTAGTCGCCGGCGGCGCGTTCCATGCCCGAGGCTCCGGACACGACGGAGTAGTAGCCGGTCAGCGAGGCGTAGGCGCGCGGATCGAGGTTCTCAGAGCCGTATTTGCGCTGGTACTTGTACTTGTCGTCGACAGGCTCCGAGTACGCGATCGGGGTGCCGTCGACGAGGATCGGACCGCGATCACGGGCCAGCTGGTCGAGGATCCGTCGGTTGTTCAGCGGATTGTTGTTCAGCGAATCCGCGGTCACGTACTGCACCCAGCTCGTCGACCCGAAGAGGAGCGCGAACATGACGAATCCGACGACGGCGATATGCGTCAATGGCTTCTTCATCGTTCACCTCCGGTTGGTCGTTGGTCGGTGGGATCGGTGTCGTTGGGTGTCCCGCCGCGCTTGAGTGCGCGGTCATCCGCGGGCGGCAGGTTCGTCGTCGGGGCTTCGCCGTCGAACTCACGGGAATCGGCCGGCGGCAGATTCGTCGTGGGAGCATCCTCGTCGACGGTGCGCGCCGAGGCGGCCCTGCCCTGTGCCGGGACGGCTCCTTCTGCATCCGCTGAGTCCACCTCCGCGGCGGGGGCGCCCGCGGGAACGGGCTCGGGATCCTCGGTGATGGTGAGCACGCCGGTGTGGAACTCCTCCACGGGGCGCCTGGCGTTGTCCGAGATCCGCAGCAGCAGGGCGATGATCATCCAGTTCGCGATGAGCGAGGATCCGCCTTGGGCGAGGAACGGCGTGGTCAGACCCGTCAGCGGGATGAGGCGCGTGACGCCGCCGACGACGACGAAGACCTGCAGGGCGATCGTGAACGACAGGCCCGTTGCCAGCAGGGTTCCGAAGCCGTCCCGCAGCTGCTGAGCGGTGCGGATTCCGCGCTGGAAGATGAAGAGGTAGCAGAGCAGGATGACGAAGAGTCCGGCCAGGCCGATCTCCTCACCGAAGCTGGCGTAGATGAAGTCGGATTCGGCGTAGGGGACCATATTCGGTCGGCCCTCGCCGAAGCCGGTGCCGATGAGTCCGCCGTTGGACATGCCGAACAGACCCTGCACGAGCTGGTAGGAGCCACCGGGGGTCTTGTTGTACTCTTCGGCGGTCAGCGCATTGAGCCAACCGGACACACGCTGGCCCACATGGGAGAAGAGGAATGTGGCGGCAACCGCGCCGGCGGAGAAGAATCCGAGGCCGAGGATGATCCATGAGACCTTCGAGGTGGCCACGTAGAGCATGGCGACGAAGAGACCGAAGAAGAGCAGCGAGGTGCCGAGGTCACGTTCGAAGACGAGGACGCCGACGCTGGCGACCCAGGCGACGACGATGGGGCCGAAGTCGCGCAGACGGGGGAAGCGGATGCCGAGGATCTTCGGGCCGGCGGCGACGAGCTGGTCCTTGTAGGTGACGAGGTAGCCGGCGAAGAAGATGGCCAGCAGGATCTTCGCGATCTCACCGGGCTGGAACGACAGCGGACCGACGCCGATCCAGATACGGGCGCCGTTGATGGTCTTGCCGATGCCCGGGATGAGCGGAAGCAGAAGGAAGACCAGAGCGGCGAAGCCCGAGACATAGGTGTAGCGGCGCAGCCAGCGGTGGTCGCGGACGACGAAGATCACGACGATGGCCAGACCCACGCCGAGGCTCATCCACACCAGCTGGGTCATCGCCGAACCGAGGTATTCGTCGCGGCCGAGGTCGACACGGTAGATCATGGCCAGGCCGAGCCCGTTGAGCAGCACCGCGATCGGCACGAGCACGGGATCGGCGTACTTCGCCTTGATCCACACGATGATGTGGAGGATGACGCCGAGAGCCGCCAGCCATGCGGCATAGCCGTAGACATTGGCCGGGATGGTGTCTTCGACGCCGAGGCCGACCAGAGCATAGGCGCTGGTTGCGACGGCGATAGCCAGGATCAGGAGACCGAGCTCCGCCAGACGGTAGGTTCTGGGGCGCGCGGTCTGCGAGGGAGCCTGGTTCATCACTGCGACTCCCGGGTGATGGCGTCACTGGGGTCCGCGGACTTCGAATCCGGAGGTGATGGCGCCGGGTCGCTCGGACTCGTCGAGTCCTGCACGTCGCCGGACATGCCGGAGGAGCGATCGGATTCCTTGCGGAGATTGTCGATGATGCGATCGGCCTCATCGCGTGAGCCGGCGGGAATAGATCCGCGGAGGCGGTCCTGGGAGTAGCTGTTGAGGCTGCCGACCTCGATGTCCGTGGTGTCGACGAGGCGGCTGAGTTCGATGGGCCCGAGCGTCGTGTCGAGGCCGCGGTAGAGGGAGACCTTGCCGTCGTCGTTGGCGACGTAGTACTGGTGGCTGACGTAGTTATAGGCGAAGAATCCGCCGACGGCCAGCGCGACGATCACGATGGCGGTGATGATCCACCCGAGGTAGGACCTTTTCTCGACCTCTTCGTCGAGGTCGGCCTCCTCGTCTGCAGCGGTGTTGGTCCGCAGCTGCTGAGTAGTGCCGTCCCGAGCTTCGACGTCCTCGCCGTCTACGGTCTGGATCGGTGCCGTGTCGGCGGATACGTCGTTGTCGGCGAAGGTTTCGTGGGCTTCGGTGTCAACGGCCGCCTCGGCGTCGGGGTTCGCACCGATCGCGGCGTAGCGGGGGTTGAGGTGGACGGAGCCGACGGACACGCCTTCGGCGGTCTCGACCTCGCCTTCGAGGACATCGCCGACGACGACGGTGACGTTGTCGGCTCCGCCGCCGGCCAGGGCCAGGTCGATGAGCTGACGGCAGGCCTCGTCGGGGTCGGCGACCTCTTTGAGCACGCGGGTGATGTCGTCGATGTCGGCGAATCCGGTCAGACCGTCCGAGCACAGCATCCAACGGTCACCGACCTGGGCCTCGCGCAGGGACAGGTCGAGGTCGGGGGAGGCCCCGACGTCGCCGAGGACCTTCATCACGACCGAGCGCTGCGGGTGGGTCTCGGCCTCCTCGGGGGTGATCCGGCCTTCGTCGACGAGCATCTGTACGAAGGTGTGGTCGTGGGTGATCGGCTGGAGCTTGTCGTCGCGCAGCACATAGCCGCGGGAGTCGCCGATATGGGCGAGAGCGAAGCGGTTGCCGGGAGCACGCAGGACGGCGGTGACGGTGGTGCCCATTCCGGCGAGTTCGGGCTGTTCGCCGACGCCGCGGCAGATGCGGTCGTTGGCTTCGAGGATCGAGGTGCGCAGGATTTCGAGGGCGTCCTCGCCTCCGGGCTCGTGGTCGAGCTCGGCCAGGCGGGAGACGGTGATCGCCGAGGCGACGTCTCCGCCTGCGTGACCGCCCATTCCGTCGGCGATGAGCAGGAGATTGGGTCCCGCGTAGCCGGAGTCCTGGTTGTTCTTACGCACCAGCCCGGTGTGAGACCGGGCTGCCGAACGGAGAGTGATGGTACCGCCGGTCGTCACGATTGGGTCTCCAGGGTCGTATGTCCGATGGTGATCCGGGTGCCGATGGCCAGTTGGATGGGTCCGGTCATGCGTGAGCCGTCGACGATGGTGCCGTTGGTCGATCCGAGGTCTTCGAGCATCCATGCGCCGTTCTTCGCGGAGATCCGAGCATGATGGCTGGAGGCGAAGTCGTCATTGATGATGATCGTATTGTCGGGGGCTCGACCGAAGGTCACAGGTGCTCCCGAGAGCATGAGCGTCTGCCCGGCCAAGGGGCCGTCGGTGATGCGGATGGTGCCCGGATGGGCGTGGGCGACCGGGGCCGCCGCCGGACGCGGTGCGGGAGCCGGACAGGACGGTGCCGGCGGGGCGGACTTGGAGCCGCCTCGGCGGGATTTCCTTCCGGCACGGGTCTTCCGGGGGCCGAAGATGTCGCGCCGGAGGACTCCGGCGACTCCGAGGACGAAGAGCCAGAGGATGATGAAGAATGCCAACCGGAAGACGGTGACGGTGAATTCGCTCACTGGGCGTCCCGCTCGTTGTAGTGGACCTCGGCCTCGCCGGCGAGGAGGATGTCGCCGTCGGAGAGGGTCGCCGATGTCAGTTTGCGTCCGTGCAACAGTGTGCCGTTCGTCGATCCGAGGTCATTGGCCACGGCGCGGTCGCCCTCGACGACGATCTCGAAGTGACGGCGTGAGACGCCGGGATCGTCGATGACGAAGTCGGAGCTCGACGAGGAACGGCCGAAGGTGTTCGTGCCCTGTCGCAGCATCTGCGTGCGACCGTCGATGGTCACGCTGGCTTCGATGGTGCGAGCGGGTGCGGGTGCCGGGGCGGGGCGCGCGGCGGGGTTCGCCCGCGGTGGCGTAGCCGGGGCCGAACGCGCGGGTTCGGGAGTGCGGCGCGGGGTCACGGGGCGGGAACCGGAGTTCGGGGATTCGCCGACGATCGGATTCGCCCGCGAGATCGGGTCGTAGCCGCCGCGGTTGCCCGGCTGGGCGGCAGGAGATCCGTCGGGACGTTGGGTCGAGGACACGACGCGGTACATGCCCGTGTCGAGGTCGTCGGCGAGAGCGAATTCGACGGAGACGGGACCGACGAAGCTGTAGGCCTGTTCGACGGCGTGGTCGCCGACGATCTGGCGTAGATCGGAGCGCAGCTCGGACTCGAGGCCGGAGAGCCGGTCATGGTCGGTCTGCGAGAGCTCGATGACGTAGTGGTTGGCCGTCAGAGTGCGACCGCGGGAGACCACGGCGGCCTTGTTGTCGGCCTCACGGCGCAGTGCTCCGGCGAGTTCGACGGGTTCGACCTGGGATCGGAAAGCCTTGGCGAAGGCGCCGTTGACGACGTTCTCCAGCCCCTTCTCGAAGCGATCGAGTAACCCCATGGCACCTCCTCATCAGGTGTTGCCGTTGCCGGACGAACTCTTCGCCAAGCGTCTTTGAGTGCTCTGACCAGGTGGTCCTGATCACGTGCACTCTGGGCACATCAACACCCAATCCTAACGCGGTGAAGCTCTCAACTCACGTTACGCGAGTTCGCGGGGCGAAGCTGTGCCGGGATTCCCTGCGCGCGTCCAGGGAAGTTCGAGGGAATGCAGACGGTGCGGGCGGGTGGCTGTGCGGGGCCGGCGCGCGTGAAGCGGAGGGGGAGTGTGCGGGTGCGGCGAGGGGCTGTGCGGGATGTGCGCGGTTCGCGCAGGTGAACGAGTGTGGGCGGCTGTGCGGAGCGAAAATGTGAAGGTGGACACGTTTGAGCCGATTCGGCATTCTCGGTTTTAAGTTTCGCCTCCTCCGATGCTAGAGTCGTCTCTTGTTCGCGCGAGTGGCGGAATTGGTAGACGCGCTGGCTTCAGGTGCCAGTGGCCGCAAGGTCGTGGGGGTTCAAGTCCCCCCTCGCGCACAGCGAATGCGAAGCCCCTCACCAGGATCTGCAGAAGGTCCGGTGAGGGGCGTCTTCGCGTCCGCGCGGGTGGTCGCCGCAAACGGCCCAGTTTGAGGTGAGCAGCACGTGTTTGAACATGGGCTGCTCACCTTAAACAGTGCTGATTCCAAACTGAGTCGAAGGCACCTGGGCGAGGGGCGCTGGGTGCACCCGGGTGGCAGCGCAGCCCCGCAGTCGGCAGTCCGCACTCGGCAGAATGCGAAATGGTGCTGTTTCCTCTGAAATGCACACAGAAGAACGTGAGCAGTTCAGAGAAGACAGCACCAATTACGACCTGAGGCCCACGTGAGGCCTACATGAGGGCCGCACGAGGGCCGAGTGAGCCCTGGGGCTGCGAAAAGCCCGGCGTGAGGACCGAAGTGAGGCCTGCGTCGGGAGCCGGGGAGCAGGCTCAGGCGCGCTCGTAGAGGCGGGCGCGGCCCTTGACGCCGGCGAAGCGGAACGGTCCCGCGGTCACCTTCGGCGTTGAGGCGTCCTCGGCGCTGGAGAGCTCGGCGGCGTGAAGTGCGCGATAAGCGTCGATTGACAGCGGCACTCGGGCGTCTAGTGCCTCCGTGACGGCCTGTCGGCGCGACTGCTGCTCGTAGCCGGGGACGACGCGGGCGGTGAAGAACTCGCCGACGCTGCCCGAGCCGTAGCTGAAGAGTCCGATGCGCTTGCCCGCGAGATCCGCATCGTGGTCGAGCAGCGAACACAGTCCCGCATAGAGAGAAGCGGTATAGGAGTTGCCGAGACGGCGGTTGTACAAGGTGCTCGTGGCCAGTCCGGTATCGCGCGGCCCGGTGGAAGCTGAGCCACCCGCAGTCCCCGCGACGATCTCCGTGTCGAGATCCTCACCGGTGAGTCCGGCGAGGTGGACCTGCGCCTTCTTCGCCATCTTCGTGAACGGCTGGTGGTAGAGCACGCGGTCGATCTCGGCCATCGCCGGTCCGCCCTGCGCGGCGAGATCGGTCCAGGCTCCGGTGAGCGCATCGAGGTAGGCGGTCACGGACAGGGCTCCGTCGACGATCGCGGTCGTCGAATCGTTCGGGCGCCAGAAGTCATCGACGTCGGCCGAGTTGAGACCCGAGACCGGTTCGATCTCGAGCAGCTTCGGATCCGCGGAGACGAGCATCGCCACGGCACCGGCGCCCTGAGTGGGCTCACCGGAGGTGTCGAGCTCGTAGCGGGCGACATCCGAGGCGATGACGAGCACCCGCTGTCCGGGAGACCGGGTGACGATGCCGACGGCGGCCTGCAGGGCGGCCGTCGCCGAGTAGCAGGCTTCTTTGACCTCGACGACCCGCATCTGCGACGGCAGGTCGAGCAGCGAGTGCACGGCCATGCCGGCGGCCTTCGACTGGTCGATGCCCGATTCGGTGGCGAACAGCATGGTGCGGATGCCCTCGGTCCCGCTGCGCTCGATGATCGGCGCAGCGGCCGCGGCGGCCATGGTGACGACGTCCTCATCGGGAGCCGGGAAGCTGAACTCGTCCTGGCCGAGGCCGAGGTGGAACTTCGCAGGATCGGTGCCGTTCGCCTCGGCGAAGTCATCGAGCCTGACGACATGGTGGCTGGTGGCCAGTTCGATGTCGTCGATGCCGATTGGTGCAGTGCCCGCAGCAGTGTGTGATGTCATGCGGCCTCGCCGTCCTCTCGCTGAGTCTCGGCAGCGCGCTGCTCGTCAGCCTTGCGTTCCATCTGACGGTGAGTGTCCATCAGCTCACCCGGGTTCGTCTGCGCGGCGAGCAGGGACAGCTCACCGCAGAGCACGGTGGCGGCCATGAGTGCCGCCAGGCGACGCGAATTCGCTCCCGGCTCGCGATCCTCGCGGCAGCCGAGGCGCTCCAGTGCCTCATCGACATGAGGCAGATCCTTGCCGTTGCCGACGGTGCCGACGATGAGGTGCGGCAGAGTCGTCGAGAAGTACAGGCCCTCGGGGCGGTTCTCCGCATAGGTGATGCCCTGTGAGCCCTCGACGATGTTCGCGGCATCCTGACCCGTGGCCAGGTAGAACGCGAGCAGCATATTCGCATAGTGGGCGTTCGCCGAGCGCAGGGCGCCCGCGATCGTCGACCCGACGAGGTCCTTGCGGATGACGATCTCCGTCATCTTCTCCGCGGTCGTGCGCAGGCGGCGCTCGACGACCTCGTGGGGCAGGAGGATCTCGGCGACGACATTGCGTCCGCGTCCGAGGATCCCGTTGACCGCGGTGGCCTTCTTGTCCGAGCAGTAGTTGCCGGACACCGACCCGTAGTCGAGGCCGAGGTGCCACGACAGGATGCGCTCCATGAGCGAGTCCGAGGCCTGGGTGACCATATTGTGGCCCGAGGCGTCATTCGTGCGGAAGGCGAAGCGGACGAAGAGCAGATTGCCGACGATCTCCGGATGGATCTCGATGAGCCGGCAGTGATTGGAACCGGCCTCGACGACCGATTCGAGTTCGGGAGTCCGGTGGCGGATGGCCCGCGCGGCCGCCTCGGCGCCGATCGCGGATTCGGCCACGAACAGCACGGACCGGGTCATCCGCTCATCGACGATGACGGTGCGGATCCCGCCCTCGATCTCACGCGAGATCGAGGCCCCGCGGCCGACGGAGGGCCACAGCGGGGTCTCATACGTTGCCAGGGGCACGGCGACCTCGGTGTGGGTGCCGTTCGGAGCCAGCGCTTCGCCGCTGACCCGCAGGGGACCGACCCACGTGGTGGGGATCCCGGTGATCGTGGTCTGCTGATTCACAGCTGATTCCTCCTCGAAAGAGCGTCGGTGCGGTGCGAGAGCGCGGTGGCGTCGATTCCGCGCAGACGGACGAACTCGCCGAGGCGACCCCGAGTGAGCAGGTCCGTGCCCGTGAGATCCGTGGATCGTTCGGCCCCGAGCAGTGCGAACAGAGCCGAGGTCTGAGTCTGCCAGGTGCGCACGAGGTCGACGAGTCCGTCCGGACCGTGGTCGAGCACTGTCTGCAGGAACGTGCCGGCGACGCCGACGGCGCGAGCACCGCAGGCCAGTGCCTTCACGACATCATAGGGGTTGCGCACTCCGCCGGAGGCCAGGAGCACACGGTTCGAGATTCCGTCGTCCATCAACGTTTCGGTCGTCCACTCAGGTGGGGCGTCGAGCAGGCAGGCCAGTGCCGACTGGCCGAACCCGGTGAGCATGGAGAAGTCTTCGGCCGGTGAGCGATCGTTCTCGATGCGCAGGAAGTCCGTGCCTCCGGCGCCGGAGACATCGGCGAACTGGACCCCGATCTCGGCGAGCAGCGTCAGCGTGCGGCGGCTGAGTCCGAATCCGACCTCTTTGACGACGACGGGCACGGGGCAGGCGGCGACGATGTCCTCGAGGCCGGACAGCCAGGTGGAGAAGTCGCGGGTGCCTTCGGGCATCGCGGTCTCCTGCACGGGGTTGATGTGCAGCTGGAGGGCATCGGCGCGCAGCAGTTCGACGGCGCGGCGGGCATCATCGGCGCTGCGACCGGCACCGAGGTTGCCCATGACGAAGCCGTCCGGGTTCTCCTCGCGGATGACGGTGAAGCCCTTGGCGGCCTCGGCGTCGTCGAGAGCCACGCTCATCGATCCGCAGGCCATGGGCAGACCGGTCTCGGCGGCGGCGATGGCCAGATCCCGATTGATCTTCGCCGTGGTCTCGGTGCCGCCGGTCATGCCGTTGACGTAGAAGGGCGTCGGCCAGGTCCACTCGCCCAGCTCGACGCTGAGGTCGACGCGTTCGGGGCTCGTGCCCGAGAGCGCATGGTGGACGAATTCGAGGTCGTCGAAGTCGGTGCGGCGGGGACCTTCGGTCTGCTGCGCCGAGGCGAGGCGAACGTGGTCGTCCTTGCGGGAGGCCCGTGAGGCCTTGGTCTCCGGAGACTCTACTGATGCCGCTGTTTCAACGGATGCCGGGGTCTCAGAACTCATCGATCTCGCCTTCCTCTCGGTGGGCACCGAGGTCCAGGGGTCGGATTCCGGCGGCTTCCCAGCCGCTGAGAATGGTCTGTGCTTCGGTGTGCGAGTGGGCGAGGGCGATTCCGCAGTCGCCGCCGCCGGCGCCGGAGGGCTTTGCGGCGGCACCGTGGGTTTCGGCGATCTCGCACAGATCGTGCAGGGCTTCGGTCTCGATGAGGCTGCCCGTGGAAACGCTCAGCCGTCGCAGCAGAGCGCGCACGGCGCGGATCGTGGTCAGGCTGGCCTCGGCGTCGTCGGCATCGAAGGCCGCCACGAGATCGTCGACGAGGATCTGGGACTCGGCGGCGAAGGAGACGAGCGGGCGGGTCTTCGCTGGAGGTGAGGCAACGGCCCCGACCGGGGTCGACTCGGCGGAGGTGTCGTCTGCCCGTTCGCTCGCGGTGTCGTCCGCCCGTTCGTTCGGGGTGTGGACGCGTGTGACGAGGTGTTCGGTCGACGCCGGTGATCCGGTCCAGCCGACGAGGAGGTCGAGCGAGCTCGGTGGGGTGACCCGTCTGGCCGAGCAGCCGGCCCATTCCGAGCAGCTCAGAGCGGAGACGACCCCGTGGGCCTCGCGGTGAGCGTGCAGGGCCGCACGGTCGGGGGAGGAGTAGCGGATCCAGCCGCCGAAGGTGCTGGCGGCAAGATCCCCGCCGGAGGCCTTCGTGGAGATCGCGATGGTCGCGAGGACGGCGAGTTTGAAGCGTTCGGTCAGGGTGAGGCCGAGCCCATAGAACTCGTCGAGAGCGGCGATCGTCGCCACGGTCACCGCCGCCGATGAACCGAGGCCGAACTTCCGGCCGTCGGCGTCATTGAGTTCGCTGGAGATCTCGAGATCGAAGTAGCGGGGGCTGGCACCGCGGCCGGAGCGCAGCTCTTCGACGGTGGAGATCGCCGAGAGCACATAGTCGAAGGGACGCTCGTCGACGATGATGTGCTCACCATCGTCTTCGCGCCTCCAGATGACGGGGGCCTGACCGTATTCGCTCGAATGGATGCGGCCGGCGCCTTCGCTCTCGGTCAGACGCACGGTGATGCACCGGTCGACGGCGATGAGCACGGCGGGCTGTCCGGGTTCGACGACGGCGTACTCGCCGGCGACGAACAGCTTGCCGGGCGCCCGGGTCTCGATCATGCCCGGCTGCCTTCACCCGCAGCCGTGGTTGCTGCGTCTGCGGGCGGTACTTCGTCTGCGTCTGTGAGCAGGTGGGCTCCCGGTCCGGGGCCCACGACTCGGACGTCGCCGAAGCCGGAGAGCTTCTCGGCCAGCGCCTCGGCGTCATGGGGGCGGACGATGACGGCGACGTTCGGGCCGGCATCGGCGGTCGAATAGGCTTCGATCCCGTTCTCGCGGGCTTCGGCCACGGCGTCGACGATCGCGTGGCTGGTCGGGTTGAGGAACCGGATCGGCGGCACCGTCGACTGGATGAGGCCGTGCATGCGCAGTGCGTGGGATTCGGTGATCTCACCGATGCGAGTGAAGTCCCCGGCGGCGCAGGCGGCGACCATCTGCTCCAGATAGTCCTCGGTCGAGGACACCCAGCCGGAGTAGAAGGGAGAGGTGGCGGCGGTCAGGCGCATGGCCTCGCGGGAGGACACGGCCTTCCGGGCCCGGTTGACGGTGACGATGATCATCCGCATATCAGGGGCGGACACGGTCTCGGCGAAGGACGATTCGTCGTCGCCGGCATGCCAGACGGCGATGCCGTCGGGAATCGAGCGGCAGGCCGACCCCGAGCCGCGGCGGGCCAGACGGCTGAGATCCTTGGGCCCGAGATCGAGGTCGAATGCCGCGGCGGCCGCTGTGGCCAGGGCCGCGAACCCCGACGCCGAGGAGGCCAGACCGGCACCCGTGGGCACTGAGTTGCGGGACCGGACGAGGACCCGGTCGTCCCGTCCGGCCAGGGCGCGGACGTGGTCGAGGAAGGTGGAGATCCGGTCCGTCTGACCGGGATCGGCGAGTGCGCCGTCGAGTTCGAGGACATCGGAGTCGGCGTTCGGGGCGGGCACCACGGTGGTCGTGGTCTGGAAGTGGTCGAGGGTCAGCGACAGACTGCCCGCGGCGGGCAGGATGAGCTCCTCATCGGCCTTGCCCCAGTACTTGACCAGGGCGATGTTCGGGTAGGCCCGCGCCGTCGTCGTCTTCATGTCGGTCTGACCTCCGTCGTCCAGGTGCGGGGTGCTCCCGCCTTGCGCAGGGCCTCGGCGAGCTCCTCGGCCGAATCATCGTCATCGGCCAGGGCCAGCACGCAGCCGCCGAGTCCGCCGCCGGTGAGCTTGGCTCCCCGGGCTCCCGCCACGGTGGCGGCATCCACAAGAGAATCGAGGGTCGGGGTCGAGACCCCGATATCGCCGAGGAGGCCGTGCGCTTCGATCATGCGTGCACCCATGGTCGCCCGATCACCGGAGCGGATGTCGTCGACGGCGGCGTCGGTGAGCGCGGCCAGACGGTCGATCATCCCGCCGATGCGGGTCGGATCGGCGTCACGGCGGGCGCGGACCCCTCCGACCGCCTCGGCGGTGGACCCGTGATGACCGGAGTCCGCGAGGACGAAGACGAGACGCTGACCGACGTCGATGGTCTGCGCGCACCCGCTCTGGAAGCGGATGGGGGCGGGTTTGGCCACGGCCCAGGCGTCGATTCCGCTGGGTCGGCCATGAGCGACGGTCTCGGCGGCCTGCACGATCTCGTGGAGGGTGTTCTCCTCGAAGACCGTCGCATGCAGGTTCGCGACGGCGCGGGCCACGGAGGTGGCCACGGCGGCGCTCGAGCCCAAGCCGCGGCTGTGGGGGATCGCCGAACGGATGAGCAGCTCCACCTCGGCGTCGGGATCGTCCACGGCCTTGAGAGCGGCCTTCAGGCCGGCGACGACGGGGCCCATCGGCTCCGGAGCGGTCTGCGCGGTGCCGGAGAACAGCTGGCTCTCGATCCGGGTCTCCTGATGCGGGGACCGGCGGATATCGGCCTGGACCCCGAGGCCGTGCAGCGGCACGGCGACGGCAGGGGAGCCGTAGACGACCGCGTGTTCGCCGAAGAGGATCGCCTTCGCATGGGCGAAGCCCTGAGACGTGCCCTGGGGCGCCGGCGACGGTTCGGTCTGAGAGGAATTGTGCATGCAGAAGGGTTTCGGAGTCTGTGGATTGATTTCACCATCATATGCCGTACCCCGGCTCATCCCGAAGACGAGGTGACGTCCGTCTCAGGTGAGTCCTACCGAGAGGTAGGCGCGTTCGGCGGGGTCGGTCGTCAGGTCGAGGGCGCGGCGACGGGCGCCGGCCGCCTCGTCTGTGCGGCCGAGGCGGGTGAGCAGATGAGCCCGCAGCACCCAGGCAGGTTGGAACGCGGAGAGGCGCTTATCGTCTTGGCCGTCCGGGTCGAAGCCCAGCGCGTCGAGTGCTGTCAGTCCCGCCGCGGGGCCGTCGACCTCGGCGAGGACGGCGGCCCGGGAGACGGATCCGCCCAGGCTCGGTGCGATGCGCTCGAGGTCGTCGTGGAGGCGCAGCAGCATCGGCCAGTCCGTCGTCCCGTCCCGGATCCCGGCCATATGGAGGAGCTGGATCGCGGCTTCGAGTCCGAAGCGGCCGACGTGTCCGCAGCGATGGACCTCGACGAGGTGGCCCTGACCGGCGTCGGTGAGTGATCGGTCCCAGCGGTCCGGGTCCTGGTCGGACAGGGGCACGAACCGTCCGGCGGCGTCCCGGCGGGCGGGAAAGCGGGCGGCCGAGAGGTGGATGAGGGCGGCCAGTCCGTGGGCTTCGCCGTCACCCGGACACAGCTCGGCCAACAGTGAAGACAAGTAGACGGCCTCGCCGATCATGCCCTCACGCGGTTCGGCCGCCGCGTGCGCCCATTCGATCGCGAAGGCTCCGTAGATGGCCTCCTGCACATCCGGCAGGCGGGACTCGAGGTCGAGGCGATCGGGTTCGCCGAAGCCGATGCCGAGCGCTGCGACCCGTTTCTTCGCCCTGGTCAGACGGGCAGAGACCGTGGCGGCGGGCAGAGCCATCGCAGCAGCGATCTGCTTCGCCGTCATCCCCATCACGGCC encodes:
- a CDS encoding RNA polymerase sigma factor, which encodes MTDPAESVADPAPADRAMILSQDGWGRIIALIAAADGDIAGAEDALATALERAVTAWRAQGPPGNPEGWLHRVALNARRDVWKSAATRTAAALDDDVLDRPTDRHGAHRSSIDPARTDPTQIDPESSDPADFDLDALPDQRLELLAACAHPDIDAAARPMLMLSAVMGMTAKQIAAAMALPAATVSARLTRAKKRVAALGIGFGEPDRLDLESRLPDVQEAIYGAFAIEWAHAAAEPREGMIGEAVYLSSLLAELCPGDGEAHGLAALIHLSAARFPARRDAAGRFVPLSDQDPDRWDRSLTDAGQGHLVEVHRCGHVGRFGLEAAIQLLHMAGIRDGTTDWPMLLRLHDDLERIAPSLGGSVSRAAVLAEVDGPAAGLTALDALGFDPDGQDDKRLSAFQPAWVLRAHLLTRLGRTDEAAGARRRALDLTTDPAERAYLSVGLT